One genomic window of Salvia miltiorrhiza cultivar Shanhuang (shh) chromosome 4, IMPLAD_Smil_shh, whole genome shotgun sequence includes the following:
- the LOC131023112 gene encoding uncharacterized protein LOC131023112 translates to MAQQQVKFQSETEKFIMETRGGMQNVNSQLSHLAQAVARLESKQGTLPSQVEVKKVNAMTLRGGKELPEVVTEKKREESEINEQVGMGSADEEELAREKDAKRKAIGKGKEKANQTEPILPFPGRAAKEQEKEELTELVKIFKKVEVNMPLLVALRSMPRCAKFLKELCTRKVKYTDDAKFQVGESVSAVLQRDMPIKCGDPGMFYIPCVIGTMKVEKAMLDLGASINVMPLSMYQDLEIGPLKPTRVVIQLADRSSVYPEGILEDMLVNVEELIFPTDFYILDMGKSKARDHVMLLGRPFLKTARTRID, encoded by the coding sequence ATGGCTCAGCAACAAGTGAAGTTCCAAAGTGAGACCGAAAAATTCATAATGGAGACAAGaggaggaatgcagaatgtgaactcccaactatcacatcttgcccaagcagTTGCCAGACTTGAAAGCAAACAAGGGACACTTCCGTCCCAAGTGGAGGTGAAGAAGGTGAATGCCATGACGCTCAGAGGAGGAAAGGAACTACCCGAAGTGGTGACAGAGAAAAAACGAGAAGAATCAGAGATTAACGAGCAAGTCGGAATGGGATCAGCAGATGAGGAAGAATTGGCCAGAGAGAAAGACGCAAAGCGGAAGGCGATAGGGAAAGGAAAAGAGAAAGCAAACCAGACCGAGCCCATACTCCCTTTCCCAGGCAGagcagccaaggaacaagaaaaagaagaattaaCCGAGCTggtcaaaatcttcaagaaggtGGAAGTCAATATGCCCCTTTTGGTCGCATTACGCTCTATGCCCAGATGTGCGAAATTTCTCAAAGAACTCTGCACTAGGAAAGTCAAATACACTGATGATGCGAAATTTCAAGTGGGAGAATCTGTATCCGCGGTCTTACAAAGAGATATGCCGATAAAGTGTGGAGATCCTGGGATGTTCTACATTCCTTGTGTGATAGGAACAATGAAAGTGGAGAAAGCGATGCTCGATTTGGGGGCATCCATCAACGTTATGCCCTTATCCATGTACCAGGACCTGGAGATAGGACCGCTGAAGCCCACCCGAGTGGTAATCCAACTGGCAGATCGATCAAGTGTCTACCCAGAGGGGATATTGGAAGACATGCTGGTCAATGTGGAGGAACTCATCTTTCCAACGGATTTTTACATTCTCGACATGGGGAAGTCAAAAGCACGAGATCATGTAATGCTTTTGGGCAGACCATTTCTAAAGACTGCCAGGACTCGCATAGATTGA